Below is a window of Bacteroidota bacterium DNA.
AGCATCCCACGGTTTTGAACCGTCGATATGAAGCAGAGCCCTTGCCCCCACCGGGTAAAGCGAGCTGTTCGGTTAATGGGACAAAACCCCATGTACGGGATTTTGTCTGCATCTGCTGTGCAGCCAACATATACAGTTATTACAGCAGCTTGCCTCGCAACTGACGTTGTGCAGTACCTGTTGTCCGTTCTTTCGTTATATACACCAGCATGCGGGGGGCGATGAGAACAGGTATAGCTACGACCCTTTTACTTTTGCTGGTTGTACAGGCTGCGTTTGCGCAAAAGCAACTCGTTTCGACAGTTGACTTTGATAGCGAGCTGGTCTACTACCGTCCGCGGATTGCCATGTCTGCCGAGGGGGCGTATGCAGTATCCTGGGAGGCGCTGCGCAAAATGGAAGATGCTGAGGAATGGCAAATCGGTGTGCAGCGTTTTGGCGCGGATAGCGAGCGGTTAGCTGATAAACTCTACTTGTCCAAGTCAGTGGTTTGCAGCGCACAAAGTATAGACGACTTCAATGCGCTGCCTGATGAAATGGAGGATGGGTTGCGCAATGTAGAAATGGATTTCTCTTCAGATGGATTGCTTGTGCTCTCGATGGAGCAATTTCGCCTGTTTAGGGAAGCAGATACCCGGGCGCACAAACAAATCTCCAGTGTCCGTGTGAGTTTGATGGACCAGGGTGGTGAAGAATTTCAGCCGGCTTCTGATGAACCTTGCGTCTGGCGGTCCCACAATTCGATTGAGGATGCCCATAATACAATGCCGCGGTTTGACCTGAGTATGGTCGACAACACTTTTTTTGGCACCGATGGCCGGCAACTCAATGTAATGCCAACGATGTATATTGACCCGGATGCCTGGCGGTACAAAGTCAACCAGACGAGCACAACGCAAGCTGGTAAACGACAAATCAGAAACTGGGCTGATGTTGCTAGCAATGGCTGGTTCAACGTTTCCAGTTGGCAGCGGTGCAGCGTGCAAGACGAGGGGCTGGATCCGACAACCTATAGCAAGCTGGAAGAAGACTGCGATATTGAAATTCAGTTTTTTACTGACCTCTCAGATGTCAACACAGACCGTGCATTGCGCAAATTGGTGGTCAACCAGGATGACACCGCCGGCGTGCTAAACTATCGCCCTGCCGTTGCTATGAATGCCAGCGGCCACAGTGTTGTTGTTTGGGTTGATTTCAGGGAAGGTGAGGCTGGTGATATTTATGGGCAACGTTTTGACGACCTGGGCCGACCCGTTGGTGATAATTTCAAGATTAGTGCCGGCAATGGTGCCATTGATGCCGAAGCAGGTAGCCGCCCGGAGGTTGCTATGCTGGATAATGGGAAATTCTTGGTAGTCTGGACCGAGCACCACGATGATGGCATGCGGGCATGGGGGCGTTATTTTTCGCATGCCGGCCAGCCCGAAGCGACACCATTTTTACTTGACCCTGATCCGTCTTTAGATTCAGGCTTCCCTGATGTAACTTCCAACGGAAAACGTTTTGCTTACACCTGGCTTGTCGATCATGACAAGGTGACGTCGATCTTTGCCAATGTGCCAGGAGTGACCAATATTATCGAACGGACAACCTCGTTTGAAAAACGCGAGCTCCTGCTGAAAGGATACCCCAACCCATTTACCTCTGAAACTACACTGGAGTATTCGCTCAAAGAGCGTGGACATGTAACGCTGGTTATCTATGATTTACTCGGACGGGAAGTAAAACGATTAATAGATCAGCCCCAGGGACCGGGATCATACAGCATCAAACTCGATGCTGAAGAACTTGCTTCAGGGTATTACATGACCCGATTGCAGCAAGGAGATCAAACCGAATCACATCTGCTTGTGAGAACGGAATAACGTTTAAGGCTTAAGATGCGCGTTGCTTGCGGCTTTTAGCTGATGCAGTGTCGCACGCAAGCACAAACTTAAACGTGTAGATTAGCTTTGTCACAGGATATCATTTCCTTTTGATGTATCAACGGTGCGATGTCTTTATTTGTGCAACTTTTTCTGCAACTCGGGCTGCCGGCAATTCTTCTGATTGACCTGTTTAAAAGGGAATATAGCCAGCGTCGGGAGTGGCTGTTGGATGTCGTTCTTGTTGGTGTTTTACTGCTCTTTGTCTTTCAAACGGCCCGCTGGGACTGGTTCAGCTACTACCTCCGTTTGTTACTGCTGCCTGTTTACGGCCTTGTGGCCTATGTTGCCTACCGTTGCATCGATCGCAAAAAGGAGCAACCGGTTGAGCCGGTGAATCCTGTTAAAGAGTACATCAATTTTGGGGTCAAGGGATTCCTGGTTCTCGTTGCTGTGGTTTTTAATCTGGCCATGTTGCGTGGCTCTATTGCGCCGGATGGGGCCATCGAGCTGTCGTATCCTTTGCGGGAAGGTATTTACTATGTTGGCGGTGGTGGCAGCAATCGCTGGATCAACGGCCATAATGCCTATCCACCACAGGACTATGCAGTAGATATTGTGCGCCTCAATGCTTTTGGGAATCGGGCCAGGAGTCTGAATCCGGAAGAACTCAATGCGTATACGATTTTTGGCGACAGAGTTTATGCCCCCTGTACCGGTCAGGTTGTGATAGCTGAAGACGGGCATGTAGATAACATACCGCCGGCGAGAGATACAACAAACCTGGCCGGAAACCATGTGGTTATTGCATGTGAAGGTGCGGAAGTTTTGCTGGCACATATGAAAGAAGGGAGTGTAAAGGTAGAGCCTGGGCAGGATGTGACCGTGGGATTTGTAATTGGACAGATTGGCAATTCTGGGCATTCATCACAGCCGCATTTGCATTTGCATGCGGAGCGTGGTGGTGAAGCGGGTGTGATTCTGGATGGTGAAGGTGTGCCCGTTCGATTTAATAAGCGTTTTCTTGTGCGCAATAGCCTGTTTTCAGGACGCGCCCCGTCAAATTGATTTTTTGAAACGTTCCTGCTGTAACACATGTATGAAGGTGTTACATGGCAACGTGTTGCGCCGCCAGTTGGCCAGTGCCTGGCCCATCGAAAAACGCTACGAGGATGACTTTTCTAAACCCATTACTGCTACTCGGTCTGGCTGCAGCTGCTATCCCGCTGATTATACATCTGTTTAATTTTCGCCGGCCCCAGAAAATTGATTTCAGTTCGCTGGAATTTCTGAAAGAGTTGCAGAAAAGCACCATGCAGCGGGTGCGCATCAAACAACTGCTGCTGCTTATGCTTCGGATGCTGGCCATTGCTTGCCTGGCGCTGGCTTTTGCGCGGCCAACATTGCAAAGTGGACTCGGTAGTCTCGGGAAGCGGGCAAATTCCTCAATGGCGATTGTCATTGATAATTCCAGATCCATGCAACTGCGCGATGCACAAGGTGCTTACCTGGACCAGGCAAAAGACCTGGCGCGGGCACTTGTTGAGCAGACCGACTCGGGCGATGAGATTTTTATCTATACCACCAACGAGTCTGGTGTAAATGCTGCCTCCTATAATCTGAAGAATCTCGCCCAGGATGCGATTGATGATATTGAAATAAGTCCGGCCAGTGATCACCTCTCGGCCGCCTGGATGCGGGCTGCAACAGAAGTATTGGACGCGTCCAATATCAACAAAGAAGTTTATCTGATTTCGGATCTGCAAGAACGGACCTTCGCTGATTCTACGGCACGCATGGGTATGGACGGGGTGCGAACCTATCTCTTACCCGTGGGAGAGCGCACGCAGAATAATGTTGCAATCACCCGGGTCGAAGTTGTGAGTCGGATCATTGAAGTTGGGCAACCTGTCCGCCTGGAGGCCACGCTGGTTAATTATGGCGCTGAGCCTATTGAAGGATACGTGGCGAGTGTATTTCTTGATGGTGAGCGGGTGGCGCAGGCCTCGGAGGACTTGCAGCCAAGAATCCCGAAGCAGCTTTCTTTTACTGTTACCCCCCAGCAGCGTGGCTGGCTTGCCGGCCTGGTACAAATTGAAGACGATGCGTTTGGCAGCGACAACATACGTCACTTCACCCTGCATGTGCCTGAGGAGCGTCAGTTACTGATTGTCCAGGGGGAAGGACAGCAAACAGATTTTCTCGAACTGGCGCTATCGCCGGAATTGACCCGCGGCCGTGTTGCTTTTCAGGTTGAAACGATTCAGGAGGGGCGGCTGCCCATGCAGCGACTTGGGACGTATGATGCCGTAATTTTGGTTGGCCCCAGAAGTTTATCTAGCGGTGAGATTTCTTCATTGAAGACGTACGTAGAAGGAGGCGGCGGTGTATTGTTCTTCCCGGGAGAAGGTGCCATTGCGCAGGATTACAACGGATTTTTATCTGCACTGGGGGGCGGAAAGTTTAGCGGCTTCAGCGGATCAAAGACATCGAATCAGCCGATTGCCTCTTTTGATCGCGTAGATCTCGAACACCCCTTGTTTGAGGGGGTGTTTGATCAGCAGCAGGGCTTCAGGCAGCAAATTTCGGTTGAGGATCCCCTGATCTATTATGTGATGAATTACTCGCCGGCGCGTGGTGCGGAGAATACGCTGATTGCCTTGTCCAATGGTTTTCCATTTTTGCAGGAAGTAAGGTCTGGCAATGGCGGTATTTTTCTCTTGGGTGTAGCACCCGACTTGCAATGGAGTGATCTACCCCAGCGTGGTTTGTTTATTCCTTTGATTTATCGTTGTATGTACTACCTGTCCTCGAATGACGGGGGAGTAACTGATCAGTTTGTTATCGGAGCACCGGGTGAAATACGGTTGTCGGGCCTGGCAGAGACCGCATCGGCAAGTCTCGTCGCGCCTGATGGAGAAGAGATAGTGCCGGAACAGCGCAAACTGTTAGGCGCAACACTCCTCGAACTGGATGAGACCGCACAAACACCGGGTATTTATGATGTCCGTTCTGGAGATAGTCAGGTACGGACGGTGGCGTTGAACCTGGATGTGCGGGAGTCCGACTTGTCTCGACTTGCGTCTGATGTGGCTGTAGACCAGCTTGCCGGTGAAGCAGGTGCGGAGGTCCGTTTGCTCGACACGGCTGCCGCCGGCGACGTTTCTCGCGCTATGGAGTTGTTGCAAGAAGAGCGTACCGGGGTTGAGTTATGGAACGTCTTTTTGCTGCTCGCGTTGATTTTCTTAGTCGCTGAAATGTTGGTGGCGAAGCAATGGCGTCCTGAAGCTGTGCCTGCATAACGCAGTCAGCTGCCATTCACTGGGATCACTGTACAAGAAATCCACTGCGAAGCCTGGCGTATGTGTTGTTTAGACACAGGAGCAAGCGCTTCCAAATGTTGTGTTGTAGGGTTGTATTGGATCAAGAAAATGTGGTATTCAGGTACATGAAAAAGGGCGTTGCTTTTTTTCGTTGATTCATTTCCACCCCTTGTCAATGAAACTAACGGAAAAGTGATTTTTACAGCACACATTCTACTTCTGCTGCTGTTTGTAAGCGCTACCTGTTTGTTGATGGCTGGTGCCGTCATGAGCAGAATGCGCGTACAACCTGTGCGCATGATTTGGTATCGGCGCGGCGTGTTTTCCGGCGTTCGCTGGCCAGGTTTGTTTATGGCAATTTTCCTTGGCGCAGTTATTTACGCCGGCATTGTCGATAGTAGTTTCTATCTGTTCCTCGGTTTGGGTTATCTTGCTGGTGGGGTATGCTGGTGCGTCGCAATGCGTCTCTCTGCAGCAACCATTGTCACTGATTTTGTGATCATTCGGAATATGAGTAGCTGTGGCAATGTCCTGTGCTGGAATCAGGTTGTAGACTTTTTTGTCCGCGAAAAAGGCGCTGCGTTGCAATACACGTTTCTCTACGTAGATGATGAGGGCTGCCATGCAAGGTTTGATGTAGAGGTGCCCCATACATACAATCGCATATTCAATCGCATGGTGTCGCGTAGTATTGAAAAGAAAGTGCCTTATATGCCCGAACAGGCTTACGGGTAACGGTACAACACAGAGGTTATTGATTGGAATCAGCAATTCTTGTCGGCGTAATTCAATCGGGTACAACCAGAGAACAGGTTGATGATTCTCTAAATGAGCTGGAATTGCTTGCGGATACGGCCGGAGCAAAAGTTAAAGACCGGCTTGTACAGTCGCTTGCCCGCATCAATGCAGCAACGTATATCGGGAAGGGGAAGGTAACGGAGCTCAAGGCCATGGCTGAGGCGTATAAAGCCGACATGGTAATATTTGACGACGACCTTTCAACCGTTCAGGTACGAAATCTCGAAAAAATCCTGAAGTGCAAACTATTAGACCGGTCTGCACTCATTCTCGATATATTTGCCAGCCGAGCCAAAACAGCTACGGCAAAAACCCAGGTAGAACTCGCTCAGCTCGAATATTTGCGCACCCGCCTGACCCGGCAATGGACACACCTTTCCCGGCAGAAGGGGGGGATTGGATTCAAGGGGCCGGGTGAAACGCAGATTGAAACGGACCGCCGCCTGATTTCAACCCGTATTTCAACGCTCAAGAAGCGCCTCGATAAAATTGACAAGCAGCGTAAAACGCAGCGAAAAGGCCGGCACCAGTACACCCGTATTTCGCTTGTGGGGTACACAAATGCCGGCAAGTCTACGTTGATGAATACCCTGGCCGATACGCAGGTTTTGGCAGAAGACCGACTCTTTGCCACACTCGATGCGACAACACGTCAGGTAAGACTGGCTCCCAACAAAGAAGTCTTGCTTTCGGATACTGTAGGATTTATCAGGAAACTGCCCCACAGGTTGATCGAGAGTTTCAAAAGTACGCTGGATGAAGTGCG
It encodes the following:
- a CDS encoding peptidoglycan DD-metalloendopeptidase family protein, with amino-acid sequence MSLFVQLFLQLGLPAILLIDLFKREYSQRREWLLDVVLVGVLLLFVFQTARWDWFSYYLRLLLLPVYGLVAYVAYRCIDRKKEQPVEPVNPVKEYINFGVKGFLVLVAVVFNLAMLRGSIAPDGAIELSYPLREGIYYVGGGGSNRWINGHNAYPPQDYAVDIVRLNAFGNRARSLNPEELNAYTIFGDRVYAPCTGQVVIAEDGHVDNIPPARDTTNLAGNHVVIACEGAEVLLAHMKEGSVKVEPGQDVTVGFVIGQIGNSGHSSQPHLHLHAERGGEAGVILDGEGVPVRFNKRFLVRNSLFSGRAPSN
- a CDS encoding T9SS type A sorting domain-containing protein, whose product is MRTGIATTLLLLLVVQAAFAQKQLVSTVDFDSELVYYRPRIAMSAEGAYAVSWEALRKMEDAEEWQIGVQRFGADSERLADKLYLSKSVVCSAQSIDDFNALPDEMEDGLRNVEMDFSSDGLLVLSMEQFRLFREADTRAHKQISSVRVSLMDQGGEEFQPASDEPCVWRSHNSIEDAHNTMPRFDLSMVDNTFFGTDGRQLNVMPTMYIDPDAWRYKVNQTSTTQAGKRQIRNWADVASNGWFNVSSWQRCSVQDEGLDPTTYSKLEEDCDIEIQFFTDLSDVNTDRALRKLVVNQDDTAGVLNYRPAVAMNASGHSVVVWVDFREGEAGDIYGQRFDDLGRPVGDNFKISAGNGAIDAEAGSRPEVAMLDNGKFLVVWTEHHDDGMRAWGRYFSHAGQPEATPFLLDPDPSLDSGFPDVTSNGKRFAYTWLVDHDKVTSIFANVPGVTNIIERTTSFEKRELLLKGYPNPFTSETTLEYSLKERGHVTLVIYDLLGREVKRLIDQPQGPGSYSIKLDAEELASGYYMTRLQQGDQTESHLLVRTE
- the hflX gene encoding GTPase HflX; translation: MESAILVGVIQSGTTREQVDDSLNELELLADTAGAKVKDRLVQSLARINAATYIGKGKVTELKAMAEAYKADMVIFDDDLSTVQVRNLEKILKCKLLDRSALILDIFASRAKTATAKTQVELAQLEYLRTRLTRQWTHLSRQKGGIGFKGPGETQIETDRRLISTRISTLKKRLDKIDKQRKTQRKGRHQYTRISLVGYTNAGKSTLMNTLADTQVLAEDRLFATLDATTRQVRLAPNKEVLLSDTVGFIRKLPHRLIESFKSTLDEVRESDLLLHVVDVTHPRFEDHIAVVKMTLGELGALEVPMLMVFNKVDGLKDRAIINGLKQAYENSVFTSALRGIGLPALKEQVLKEIESSFTEYTALIPLMEAKAISKIRNLAAIVSEEYMYARNGKPDVAPLAVAKLTFRAGAYHKVEIEQLVARFADYKVVEEA
- a CDS encoding BatA domain-containing protein, which encodes MTFLNPLLLLGLAAAAIPLIIHLFNFRRPQKIDFSSLEFLKELQKSTMQRVRIKQLLLLMLRMLAIACLALAFARPTLQSGLGSLGKRANSSMAIVIDNSRSMQLRDAQGAYLDQAKDLARALVEQTDSGDEIFIYTTNESGVNAASYNLKNLAQDAIDDIEISPASDHLSAAWMRAATEVLDASNINKEVYLISDLQERTFADSTARMGMDGVRTYLLPVGERTQNNVAITRVEVVSRIIEVGQPVRLEATLVNYGAEPIEGYVASVFLDGERVAQASEDLQPRIPKQLSFTVTPQQRGWLAGLVQIEDDAFGSDNIRHFTLHVPEERQLLIVQGEGQQTDFLELALSPELTRGRVAFQVETIQEGRLPMQRLGTYDAVILVGPRSLSSGEISSLKTYVEGGGGVLFFPGEGAIAQDYNGFLSALGGGKFSGFSGSKTSNQPIASFDRVDLEHPLFEGVFDQQQGFRQQISVEDPLIYYVMNYSPARGAENTLIALSNGFPFLQEVRSGNGGIFLLGVAPDLQWSDLPQRGLFIPLIYRCMYYLSSNDGGVTDQFVIGAPGEIRLSGLAETASASLVAPDGEEIVPEQRKLLGATLLELDETAQTPGIYDVRSGDSQVRTVALNLDVRESDLSRLASDVAVDQLAGEAGAEVRLLDTAAAGDVSRAMELLQEERTGVELWNVFLLLALIFLVAEMLVAKQWRPEAVPA